The following proteins are co-located in the Deltaproteobacteria bacterium GWA2_45_12 genome:
- a CDS encoding endonuclease III — MDISTIEKTLIILRKKIKQWKVPVVGVIAENAVDRPFETLISTILSLRTKDAVTMAASLRLFEKAKTPQEILKLKPQEIEKLIYPAGFYKTKAKSILKTCAILMEKYDGKVPRSMEELLALPGVGRKTANLVLTVGFNDYGICVDTHVHRISNRWEFIKTKTPDESEMALRQKLPKKHWKTYNDILVTFGQNLCVPISPWCSKCPVRKHCQRMEVNKSR; from the coding sequence ATGGATATTTCCACAATAGAAAAAACCCTGATTATTCTCAGGAAAAAAATCAAGCAATGGAAGGTCCCCGTCGTGGGCGTGATTGCCGAGAATGCCGTTGATCGGCCGTTTGAAACTTTGATCAGCACCATCTTGTCGCTGCGCACAAAGGATGCCGTGACCATGGCCGCTTCCCTCCGGTTATTTGAAAAAGCCAAAACGCCGCAAGAAATTCTGAAATTAAAACCGCAAGAAATTGAGAAACTCATCTACCCCGCCGGCTTCTACAAAACCAAGGCAAAGAGCATTTTGAAAACCTGTGCGATCTTGATGGAAAAATATGATGGAAAGGTCCCGCGTTCGATGGAGGAGCTGCTAGCCCTTCCCGGTGTCGGGCGGAAAACAGCCAATCTCGTTTTGACGGTGGGATTTAATGATTACGGCATCTGTGTGGATACTCACGTTCACCGCATTTCAAACCGCTGGGAATTCATCAAAACAAAAACACCGGACGAATCCGAAATGGCCCTTCGCCAAAAACTCCCCAAAAAACACTGGAAAACCTATAACGACATTCTGGTCACCTTCGGCCAAAACCTGTGTGTCCCTATTTCACCGTGGTGTTCTAAATGCCCGGTGAGAAAACATTGCCAAAGGATGGAAGTAAATAAATCGCGGTAG
- the aspA gene encoding aspartate ammonia-lyase (catalyzes the formation of fumarate from aspartate), producing MKTRTESDSMGEVQIPEQFLYGASTQRAVDNFHVSKRRFDRGFIKALGLVKWAAAEANCSLGRLDAKLSKAIAEKSLEVAEGKHDTHFILDIYQTGSGTSTNMNANEVISNLANPSLGGMVGSKKPVHPNDHVNMGQSSNDVIPTTIHVGAALGMAKGLIPALKELHKALGDKAKEFKDVVKIGRTHLQDATPVTLGQEFSGYASQIEHSFKRLAHALEGLLELPIGGTAVGTGINTHPEFSKKVCENLTKQTGLKFTEAENHFEAQAAKDACVFASGALKTIAVSLMKIANDIRWLSSGPRCAITEIYLPELQPGSSIMPGKVNPVIPESVMQISAQVQGNDLAVQIGAQHGNFELNVMMPVIAGNLFESIELLTNGSVMLADKCIRGIAANKERCTELMEKSLALVTNLNPVIGYDKAAALSKKAFKENKTIRELLKAEKTLSDADIEKYLDPKTMLSPR from the coding sequence ATGAAAACACGCACCGAATCCGATTCCATGGGGGAAGTTCAAATTCCTGAACAATTTTTATATGGCGCCTCAACACAGCGCGCGGTGGATAATTTCCATGTTTCAAAACGCCGGTTTGACCGGGGGTTTATCAAAGCGCTGGGCCTTGTCAAATGGGCGGCGGCCGAGGCCAATTGTTCCTTGGGGCGCTTAGACGCCAAGCTTTCCAAAGCCATTGCCGAAAAATCCCTCGAAGTCGCCGAAGGAAAACACGATACCCACTTCATATTGGACATTTATCAAACCGGTTCCGGCACTTCCACCAACATGAATGCCAATGAGGTTATTTCGAACCTGGCAAATCCCTCTTTGGGCGGGATGGTGGGCTCCAAAAAACCGGTGCATCCCAATGACCATGTCAACATGGGGCAGTCATCCAATGATGTTATTCCCACGACCATCCATGTGGGAGCGGCTCTGGGCATGGCAAAGGGGCTTATTCCCGCGCTCAAAGAACTGCATAAAGCGCTTGGTGATAAAGCTAAAGAATTTAAGGATGTGGTCAAAATCGGGCGGACCCATTTACAGGATGCAACCCCTGTGACTTTGGGGCAGGAATTTTCAGGTTATGCTTCACAAATTGAGCACAGCTTTAAACGCCTGGCCCATGCCCTTGAAGGGCTTTTGGAGCTTCCCATTGGGGGAACCGCTGTGGGTACGGGAATTAATACGCACCCTGAGTTTTCCAAAAAAGTGTGTGAAAATCTGACCAAACAAACAGGCTTAAAATTCACCGAGGCCGAAAATCATTTTGAAGCCCAAGCTGCCAAAGACGCCTGTGTCTTTGCCAGTGGGGCTTTAAAGACCATTGCTGTTTCATTGATGAAGATTGCCAATGATATCCGTTGGCTTTCTTCCGGCCCTCGCTGTGCCATTACCGAAATTTATCTGCCCGAACTTCAACCCGGTTCTTCCATTATGCCCGGCAAGGTAAACCCGGTCATTCCTGAATCGGTCATGCAAATTTCAGCACAGGTGCAGGGAAATGATTTGGCAGTGCAAATTGGCGCGCAGCACGGCAATTTCGAGTTAAACGTCATGATGCCCGTGATTGCAGGGAATTTATTTGAGTCGATCGAGCTTTTGACCAATGGCAGCGTGATGTTGGCTGATAAATGCATCAGGGGCATTGCTGCCAACAAAGAACGGTGCACCGAGCTCATGGAAAAAAGCCTGGCGCTTGTCACCAATCTGAATCCTGTCATTGGTTATGACAAAGCAGCGGCCCTTTCCAAAAAAGCCTTTAAAGAAAACAAAACCATTCGGGAATTATTAAAGGCCGAAAAGACTCTTTCAGATGCCGATATTGAAAAATATCTGGATCCAAAGACAATGTTGTCGCCGAGGTAG